One region of Ictalurus punctatus breed USDA103 chromosome 6, Coco_2.0, whole genome shotgun sequence genomic DNA includes:
- the cdca7a gene encoding cell division cycle-associated protein 7a, translating into MRSQRQQAPPPSTRMNLRSYRNLGLVPMETSSSEDSCDSFASDGFASMKRPLRQTRSSARQEKLLETQSVSEEEGCSGFEESDCSNEMSAMKMDSDSDSEPPKKTRRSFTLRVAMKYPTKNVPQKKSPSPEPAPKAKGRQLDAEEEDFIAKRALNIKENKAMLAKLMAELNKVPGLFPKKTSLPASDTPRRVPRRSLGTPGTRRQNPERLSRIHTRSRSLVDGPPTPTPEEEPEDRFSLVRRCDDDDEEPEPRRRRTYNGTLTIPHVVRPVEEITRAELDNICTNVREKVYNRATGSTCHQCRQKTTDTKTNCRNPECVGVRGQFCGPCLRNRYGEEVHDALLNPEWQCPPCRGICNCSFCRAREGRCATGVLVYLAKYHGFDNVHAYLNSLRKELEESE; encoded by the exons ATGCGCTCCCAG CGTCAGCAAGCCCCACCCCCTTCTACCAGAATGAACCTGAGGAGTTACCGGAACTTGGGCCTGGTCCCCATGGAGACCTCTTCCTCAGAGGACAGCTGTGACAGCTTTGCATCTGATGGTTTTGCATCAATG AAAAGACCTCTCAGGCAGACGAGAAGCTCAGCTCGGCAGGAAAAACTCTTAGAGACCCAGTCCGTGTCGGAGGAGGAAGGCTGCAGCGGTTTTGAGGAAAGCGACTGCAGTAATGAGATGAGCGCCATG AAAATGGATTCAGACTCTGATTCAGAACCCCCCAAGAAAACTCGCCGCTCCTTCACTCTTCGAGTGGCCATGAAGTACCCCACCAAAAATGTTCCACAGAAGAAATCTCCAAGTCCTGAGCCTGCTCCTAAAGCCAAAGGCAGACAATTAGATGCTGAAGAGGAGGACTTCATAGCAAAGAGAGCACTTAATATTAAAGAGAACAAAGCTATG CTGGCTAAACTAATGGCAGAGTTGAACAAAGTCCCTGGACTTTTCCCTAAGAAGACCTCTCTTCCTGCGAGTGATACA CCTCGCCGTGTTCCCCGTCGTTCTTTGGGAACCCCTGGAACTCGCAGGCAGAACCCAGAGCGTTTGTCACGGATTCACACACGCTCCCGTTCACTGGTAGACGGCCCCCCGACTCCCACTCCAGAAGAAGAGCCTGAGGACAGGTTCAGCCTGGTGCGCAGGtgtgatgacgatgatgaagaACCG GAGCCACGTCGTCGGCGCACCTACAACGGCACCCTTACCATCCCTCATGTGGTAAGACCTGTGGAGGAGATTACTCGGGCGGAGCTGGACAATATTTGCACTAATGTCCGGGAGAAGGTCTACAATCGTGCCACG GGCAGCACCTGTCACCAGTGTCGTCAAAAGACAACTGACACCAAGACCAATTGTCGTAACCCTGAGTGCGTTGGAGTCCGAGGTCAGTTTTGTGGTCCCTGTCTGCGGAACCGTTATGGAGAGGAAGTTCATGATGCACTTTTGAACCCG GAGTGGCAATGTCCTCCATGCAGAGGCATTTGTAACTGCAGCTTCTGCAGGGCCAGAGAGGGGCGCTGTGCTACAGGTGTGCTTGTGTACCTGGCTAAATACCATGGCTTCGATAATGTCCATGCTTACCTGAACAG CTTGAGGAAGGAGCTGGAGGAGAGTGAGTGA